A single genomic interval of Aegicerativicinus sediminis harbors:
- a CDS encoding 3-deoxy-D-manno-octulosonic acid transferase: MGLFYNFGVAVFGKFIKFGSRFSPKLKKGVIGRQDTWGILETTLNDRQKIWFHCASLGEYEQGLPVFQEIKKEFPNHQIILTFFSPSGYEIRKNSAIADIVCYLPIDSKENAIKFLELVQPKLSIFVKYDIWPNYIFELKKRGGTLLLISANFRKSHSYFKWYGKLLLKSLKQFDHIFVQNESSKLLLKKHGLTNVSVSGDTRFDRVSQQLDNDNSIPFLDEFVGNNLSVICGSTWPADEEMIIDFINKEYIKDLRWIIAPHEVDEDHISKIQNQIIKPTILLSKSNNGLEENSEVCIIDSIGQLSKAYNYGDIAYVGGGMGTKGLHNILEPSVFGIPVIIGKNFENFPEAIEMTETAGVISISNLLEFKLQLHDLLDNEDRRDQLGQLNRSFIEKNRGAVIQIMDFIRK, from the coding sequence ATGGGGCTATTTTACAATTTTGGCGTAGCAGTTTTTGGGAAATTCATAAAATTTGGAAGTCGTTTCAGTCCGAAATTGAAAAAAGGTGTTATTGGAAGACAAGACACATGGGGAATTCTTGAAACAACCTTAAACGATAGACAAAAAATTTGGTTTCATTGTGCTTCCTTAGGAGAATATGAACAAGGCTTACCAGTTTTTCAAGAAATAAAAAAGGAATTCCCCAACCATCAAATCATCTTAACTTTTTTCTCTCCCAGCGGTTATGAGATTAGGAAAAATAGTGCAATAGCGGACATTGTCTGCTATTTACCAATCGACTCAAAAGAAAATGCAATTAAATTTTTGGAATTGGTTCAACCAAAGTTAAGCATATTTGTTAAGTATGATATATGGCCAAATTACATCTTTGAACTAAAGAAGAGAGGAGGAACGTTATTACTTATCTCCGCCAATTTTAGAAAATCTCATTCCTATTTCAAATGGTATGGTAAACTTTTGTTGAAAAGCTTAAAACAATTTGATCATATTTTTGTCCAAAACGAATCATCCAAACTACTGTTAAAGAAACATGGATTAACAAATGTTTCAGTTAGTGGAGATACTCGTTTTGATAGAGTTTCTCAACAATTAGATAACGATAACAGCATTCCCTTTCTAGACGAATTTGTAGGCAACAATCTTAGTGTTATCTGTGGTAGCACTTGGCCTGCAGATGAAGAAATGATAATTGATTTTATAAATAAGGAATACATCAAAGATTTACGATGGATTATAGCCCCACATGAAGTTGATGAGGATCATATTAGCAAAATTCAAAACCAAATTATAAAACCAACAATATTATTATCTAAAAGCAATAACGGTCTCGAGGAGAATTCAGAGGTTTGTATAATAGATTCAATAGGACAGTTGAGTAAGGCATATAATTATGGTGATATAGCCTATGTTGGCGGCGGAATGGGAACAAAAGGGTTGCACAACATTTTGGAACCAAGTGTATTTGGTATCCCGGTTATCATAGGTAAAAATTTTGAAAATTTCCCAGAGGCAATAGAAATGACTGAAACTGCGGGTGTTATATCAATTTCTAATTTGTTAGAATTCAAACTCCAACTACATGATTTGTTGGATAATGAAGACCGACGAGACCAGTTAGGACAGCTTAATCGGTCATTTATAGAAAAAAATCGAGGTGCTGTAATCCAAATAATGGACTTTATACGTAAATAG
- a CDS encoding DegT/DnrJ/EryC1/StrS family aminotransferase: MNTIQMVDLKGQYLKIKEEVDNAVDEVFNSTAFINGPKVISFQKNLESYLGVKHVIPCANGTDALQIAMMGLGLKPGDEVITADFTFAATVEVIALLGLTPVLVDVDPINFNIDLEAIVKAITPKTKAIVPVHLFGLCANMEAIMEIAKNHKLYVIEDNAQAIGANYKFSDGRIAKAGTIGDLGCTSFFPSKNLGCYGDGGAIFTNNDELAYTLRGIVNHGMYERYHHDVVGVNSRLDSVQAAILDIKLKHLDNYNKARRNSAREYTKALKHHPNLIVPSGKDECEGICDTCDCHVFHQYTLRIIDGDRNGLVKHLNEKGIPCGVYYPIPLHKQKAYTDDRYNEEDFRVTNQLCEEVISLPMHTELTNEMITYIADAVKEFLDN, encoded by the coding sequence ATGAACACTATACAAATGGTTGACCTAAAGGGTCAATATCTAAAAATTAAAGAGGAGGTAGACAATGCAGTTGATGAAGTTTTCAATTCTACAGCCTTTATAAATGGACCAAAAGTTATATCCTTTCAGAAGAATTTAGAGTCTTACTTAGGGGTGAAACACGTTATCCCCTGTGCAAATGGTACAGATGCTCTACAAATTGCAATGATGGGTTTAGGTTTAAAACCTGGTGATGAGGTGATAACTGCCGATTTTACTTTTGCCGCAACAGTGGAGGTTATTGCATTGTTGGGTTTAACCCCAGTATTGGTTGATGTAGATCCTATTAATTTTAATATTGATTTGGAGGCGATTGTTAAGGCTATTACACCGAAAACAAAGGCAATAGTTCCTGTGCATCTATTTGGTCTTTGTGCCAATATGGAAGCCATCATGGAAATAGCTAAAAATCATAAATTGTATGTCATCGAAGACAACGCGCAAGCAATAGGTGCCAATTATAAATTTTCTGATGGAAGAATAGCGAAAGCAGGTACTATTGGTGATTTAGGATGCACCTCATTTTTTCCTTCTAAAAACTTAGGGTGTTATGGAGATGGGGGAGCCATTTTCACGAATAATGATGAATTGGCATATACATTAAGAGGTATTGTAAACCATGGAATGTATGAGAGATACCACCATGATGTTGTTGGGGTTAATTCTCGGCTAGATTCTGTACAGGCAGCAATTTTAGATATTAAACTAAAACATTTAGACAATTATAATAAGGCAAGGCGCAATTCTGCAAGAGAATATACTAAAGCCTTGAAGCACCATCCCAACTTGATCGTTCCTTCTGGCAAAGATGAATGTGAAGGTATATGCGACACTTGCGATTGTCATGTATTTCATCAGTATACTCTTAGAATAATTGATGGAGATAGAAATGGATTGGTGAAGCATTTAAATGAAAAAGGAATTCCTTGTGGTGTTTACTATCCGATTCCCCTTCACAAACAGAAAGCATATACGGATGATCGTTATAATGAAGAGGATTTTAGAGTTACTAATCAACTATGTGAAGAGGTTATTTCATTGCCGATGCATACAGAACTTACAAATGAGATGATAACTTACATTGCTGATGCGGTGAAGGAATTTCTAGATAACTAA